A region from the Wansuia hejianensis genome encodes:
- a CDS encoding ABC transporter permease produces MNKNRSGDSAKKINVGAILGKYGVYIALLVLFIAMSVASSSFLTVTNIFNILKQNAVYGVLAVGMTFVIVTGGIDLSVGAIVAMAACFATKLAQEGTTTPVVAAMFVGILAGVACGAFSGFFISYANIPAFIATLATCTMVRGIVYVFTDGRPITGVTKAYQYIGRASWGVVPVAVVIYAGFLIVGTFLLKYTKYGRHVFAVGGNKKAAVVSGVNVKLTEFMVYVICGFCAAFAGLLLSSRIQTGQPAGGEGYELDAITAAVIGGASLSGGKGSVFGSFIGILVVGILTNGLDLMNVSSYYQQIIKGAIILLAVLADRKKE; encoded by the coding sequence ATGAATAAGAACAGAAGTGGGGATTCTGCAAAGAAAATAAATGTGGGGGCGATCCTGGGGAAATACGGTGTTTACATAGCGCTGCTGGTTCTATTTATCGCGATGTCAGTGGCTTCCAGTTCTTTTCTCACCGTAACCAATATCTTTAACATTCTGAAACAAAACGCGGTATACGGTGTTCTGGCAGTCGGCATGACCTTCGTCATTGTGACCGGAGGAATTGACCTGTCGGTAGGGGCAATCGTAGCTATGGCAGCATGTTTTGCCACGAAGCTGGCTCAGGAAGGCACAACAACGCCCGTTGTGGCAGCGATGTTTGTGGGAATCCTGGCGGGAGTTGCCTGCGGTGCGTTCAGCGGATTTTTCATATCCTATGCGAACATACCGGCTTTTATAGCCACGTTGGCCACCTGTACCATGGTGAGAGGAATTGTTTATGTATTCACTGACGGGCGTCCGATCACGGGAGTGACCAAAGCATATCAGTACATTGGGCGCGCTTCCTGGGGTGTAGTACCCGTGGCGGTAGTGATCTACGCGGGCTTTCTGATTGTAGGAACGTTCCTGCTGAAGTATACGAAATATGGCAGGCATGTGTTTGCAGTCGGCGGCAACAAAAAGGCGGCTGTAGTATCCGGCGTAAATGTTAAGCTGACGGAGTTCATGGTTTATGTGATCTGTGGATTCTGCGCCGCGTTCGCAGGCCTCTTGCTGTCCTCACGTATCCAAACGGGACAGCCGGCCGGAGGTGAAGGCTATGAGCTGGATGCCATCACGGCAGCGGTCATTGGCGGCGCCAGCCTTTCTGGAGGTAAGGGAAGTGTCTTTGGATCGTTCATAGGTATTCTGGTAGTCGGGATTCTGACCAATGGCCTGGATCTGATGAATGTATCCTCGTATTACCAGCAGATTATCAAAGGTGCGATCATCCTTCTGGCAGTTCTGGCTGACAGGAAGAAAGAGTGA
- a CDS encoding substrate-binding domain-containing protein, which produces MRKRSIMAILVAAALGLSLTSCGSAESTAKSESASSAKSESAGASSSAPAASSASGTSSSGGDEKFTIAWVDGNLANESNAVCADAAKAYAESQGMEFLLLDGQGSGETQVSQCETLIAQGVDCVIVQPYDAAACQVGVQACIDAGVNVLVTKTTIEDNSICPFVGQDDVVAGEMEMEWIAEKLGGKGNIVIIEGPTGISAAINRNDGIENVLKNYPDINVLHTQPADWNRDEGMALMETWLQTGEQIDAVVAHNDEMALGAYDAIADAGLAGQIYVIGIDAIDAAKKSVADGELDATVLQDVETIGQKTVEVAIAMCKGEKVDDVYNIDPILLTKDNVGDY; this is translated from the coding sequence ATGAGAAAAAGAAGCATTATGGCAATTCTTGTTGCAGCAGCACTGGGTCTGAGCCTGACTTCCTGTGGATCTGCGGAGTCCACAGCGAAATCAGAATCTGCCTCATCGGCGAAGTCAGAGAGTGCCGGGGCGTCATCGTCCGCACCTGCAGCATCCTCTGCGTCCGGCACATCATCGTCCGGAGGGGATGAGAAATTTACCATCGCATGGGTGGACGGCAACCTGGCCAATGAATCCAATGCAGTCTGCGCTGATGCGGCAAAAGCATATGCGGAATCTCAAGGGATGGAATTCCTTCTCCTGGACGGTCAGGGTTCCGGTGAAACCCAGGTATCGCAGTGTGAAACACTGATCGCCCAGGGAGTCGACTGTGTGATTGTACAGCCTTACGACGCAGCCGCCTGCCAGGTAGGAGTCCAGGCCTGCATTGACGCCGGGGTGAACGTGCTGGTTACAAAGACGACCATTGAAGATAACAGCATCTGTCCGTTCGTCGGCCAGGATGATGTGGTGGCCGGAGAGATGGAGATGGAATGGATTGCTGAAAAGCTCGGCGGAAAAGGCAATATCGTTATTATTGAAGGGCCAACTGGTATATCGGCGGCTATCAACAGGAACGATGGAATTGAGAATGTGCTGAAGAATTATCCGGATATCAACGTATTACATACACAGCCTGCTGACTGGAACCGCGACGAGGGAATGGCTCTGATGGAGACCTGGCTGCAGACCGGAGAGCAGATTGACGCGGTGGTTGCCCATAATGATGAAATGGCGCTGGGCGCATACGATGCCATAGCAGACGCCGGACTGGCCGGACAGATCTATGTGATCGGCATTGACGCCATCGATGCGGCGAAGAAATCTGTAGCGGACGGTGAACTGGACGCCACGGTTCTCCAGGATGTGGAGACCATCGGACAGAAAACTGTAGAGGTGGCAATCGCAATGTGCAAGGGTGAAAAGGTGGATGATGTGTATAACATTGATCCGATCCTGCTGACAAAAGATAATGTGGGAGACTATTAA
- a CDS encoding zinc-dependent alcohol dehydrogenase family protein, which produces MGKTMKALVYDKAGRENSSIRQIPYPECGDDEIIIRVMSCSICKGAEHDHDNGKGTDLARYPVVPGHEFAGYVHETGKNVTDFRIGDRVTADNTEYCGDCYYCRKEESNYCPTFGSLGHNINGGFAEFVRLKKEKVFHIPDHLSFNAAALSEPVACCLHAVDRADIKYGDTVVIFGAGSMGLILAQLFKASNARAVYMVAGKSSKLDLAAKYGIRPIVMDRNDYTVHEKAILDENPLGVDLIIDATGSTKVISESMKLLKKGGTLLQYAIVHSGEKVAMDPVLMFNNELTYTASFCQSHNFGRAVEALGSGIVDGDSLVTGEFPLEDFYAGLDENVNDRNSIKVIIHPNTEE; this is translated from the coding sequence ATGGGCAAAACAATGAAAGCTCTGGTCTATGATAAAGCGGGACGCGAAAATTCCAGCATCCGTCAGATACCTTATCCGGAGTGCGGAGATGACGAAATTATTATTCGGGTGATGTCCTGCTCTATTTGCAAAGGGGCGGAGCATGACCATGATAATGGAAAAGGGACAGATCTGGCAAGGTATCCGGTTGTGCCGGGACATGAATTTGCCGGCTATGTACATGAGACAGGAAAAAATGTTACAGATTTCAGGATCGGGGACCGGGTGACGGCGGATAATACAGAATATTGCGGAGACTGCTATTACTGTCGGAAAGAAGAATCAAACTACTGCCCGACCTTCGGTTCGCTGGGACATAATATAAACGGCGGTTTCGCCGAATTTGTACGGCTGAAGAAAGAAAAGGTATTCCATATACCAGATCATCTGTCCTTTAACGCGGCGGCATTATCTGAGCCTGTCGCATGCTGCCTGCACGCGGTAGACCGCGCGGATATAAAATACGGGGATACGGTAGTGATATTCGGGGCGGGTTCTATGGGGCTGATACTGGCACAGCTGTTTAAAGCGTCAAATGCGAGAGCTGTTTATATGGTTGCCGGGAAGAGCAGTAAGCTGGATCTGGCCGCAAAATATGGAATCAGGCCCATCGTCATGGACAGAAATGATTATACGGTACATGAAAAGGCGATCCTGGACGAAAATCCCCTGGGAGTGGACCTGATTATAGACGCTACAGGAAGCACAAAGGTCATTTCAGAATCCATGAAGCTATTGAAAAAGGGAGGCACGCTCCTGCAGTACGCGATTGTCCACAGCGGGGAAAAGGTAGCCATGGACCCGGTGCTGATGTTCAATAATGAACTGACCTATACGGCATCCTTCTGTCAGTCTCATAATTTTGGACGGGCAGTCGAAGCCCTGGGTTCCGGAATCGTAGACGGAGACAGCCTGGTGACGGGTGAATTCCCCCTGGAAGATTTTTATGCAGGCCTGGATGAAAACGTAAATGACAGGAACTCCATCAAGGTAATCATACATCCCAATACGGAGGAGTGA
- the rbsD gene encoding D-ribose pyranase, with amino-acid sequence MKRRGVINQPLSGALAGLGHGDSFLLCDVGFPIPKGAERIDLALSFGVPDMKQCLKAILEETVIQKVVIAEEMKGMNEEGYAFVKNTFQKQELNEISQEELVRLAQNVKFVVRSGELGCYSNLLMEAASGVEQFKKELIIDFQR; translated from the coding sequence ATGAAAAGAAGAGGTGTCATCAATCAGCCCCTGAGCGGCGCGCTGGCAGGCCTGGGGCATGGGGATTCTTTCCTGCTGTGCGACGTGGGTTTTCCCATACCAAAAGGCGCAGAACGGATTGACCTGGCCCTGAGCTTCGGCGTGCCCGACATGAAGCAGTGCCTGAAGGCTATTTTGGAGGAAACGGTGATCCAGAAAGTGGTGATAGCAGAGGAGATGAAAGGGATGAACGAGGAAGGATACGCCTTCGTTAAGAATACCTTTCAAAAGCAGGAATTAAATGAGATTTCTCAGGAAGAGCTGGTGCGGCTCGCGCAGAATGTGAAGTTTGTTGTGAGAAGCGGAGAACTGGGCTGTTATTCCAATCTATTGATGGAAGCGGCATCGGGGGTAGAACAATTTAAAAAAGAGCTTATCATTGATTTTCAACGGTAA
- a CDS encoding sedoheptulokinase, protein MGIAVGIDIGTTTICACAVDADSGKVLETWTREHGSIQGSMEWEKLQSPEEILTDVFWILEDVKRKYAGIAGIGLTGQMHGILYVNSEGAAVSPLYTWQDVRGEECVRWLKEMTGYDCPAGYGSATHCYNVQHRMTPADAAGFCTIHGYLLMKLCRLERAVIHPSDAAGIGLYDRRTGDFDRAAIEKGGMDAGMFPNVSGDFQGVTDDGIPVAVGIGDNQASFCGAVREPAESVLVNMGTGSQVSVWSRKPVHGTGLEFRPYLEQDYLAAGSSLCGGRAYAVLERFFREAVELSGRPAESMYGIMNRLAENYKELAEPLEVRTTFCGTRERPELRGAIEGIGIDNFTPAHLTVGFLMGCVEELYGMYRSAQEILRIKPRILVGAGNGLRNNRALRNMIAERFQMDLRIPVHREEAAFGAALFSLKCCRGLTAEEAGRYIEYETEH, encoded by the coding sequence ATGGGAATTGCTGTTGGAATTGATATCGGAACTACAACGATCTGTGCCTGCGCGGTCGACGCGGATTCAGGGAAGGTGCTGGAGACATGGACCAGAGAGCACGGTTCTATACAGGGCAGTATGGAATGGGAAAAGCTCCAGAGCCCGGAGGAAATTTTGACGGATGTTTTCTGGATTCTGGAGGATGTTAAGAGGAAATATGCAGGAATTGCCGGCATCGGGCTGACGGGACAGATGCATGGGATTCTGTACGTGAACAGTGAAGGGGCGGCGGTATCCCCCCTCTATACCTGGCAGGACGTAAGGGGGGAGGAATGTGTAAGGTGGCTGAAGGAAATGACGGGGTATGACTGTCCGGCCGGGTATGGCAGTGCGACTCATTGCTATAATGTACAGCATCGGATGACGCCTGCGGATGCTGCCGGATTTTGTACGATTCATGGATATCTTCTGATGAAGCTCTGCAGGCTGGAACGGGCAGTGATCCATCCTTCGGATGCGGCTGGGATCGGGTTGTATGACAGGAGGACAGGGGACTTTGACCGGGCAGCGATAGAGAAGGGCGGCATGGATGCGGGAATGTTTCCAAATGTTTCCGGAGATTTCCAGGGCGTGACGGATGACGGAATTCCAGTGGCTGTGGGGATCGGGGATAACCAGGCCAGTTTTTGCGGTGCAGTGCGGGAACCGGCTGAAAGTGTACTGGTGAATATGGGCACAGGCAGCCAGGTATCAGTCTGGAGCCGGAAGCCGGTACATGGCACAGGACTGGAATTCAGGCCTTATCTGGAACAGGATTATCTCGCTGCCGGATCTTCCCTGTGCGGCGGGAGGGCGTATGCAGTTCTGGAGCGTTTCTTTCGTGAGGCAGTGGAGCTGAGCGGCCGTCCGGCGGAGTCCATGTACGGGATCATGAACAGGCTGGCGGAGAATTATAAGGAACTGGCTGAGCCCTTGGAGGTGCGGACAACCTTTTGTGGAACCAGGGAGCGGCCGGAGCTGAGGGGAGCCATTGAAGGGATTGGAATTGATAATTTTACTCCTGCCCATCTGACAGTAGGATTTCTGATGGGATGTGTGGAAGAATTGTATGGGATGTACAGAAGTGCTCAGGAGATACTGCGGATAAAACCGAGGATTCTGGTTGGGGCGGGCAACGGCCTGAGGAATAACCGGGCGCTGCGGAACATGATAGCGGAGCGATTTCAGATGGATTTGAGAATACCGGTACATCGGGAAGAGGCGGCGTTCGGAGCGGCGCTGTTTTCATTGAAATGCTGCAGAGGTCTGACGGCAGAAGAGGCAGGAAGGTATATTGAATATGAAACAGAGCATTGA
- a CDS encoding NAD(P)-dependent alcohol dehydrogenase, producing the protein MEGTMKVAVMNGIGKMGFEQRPIPVPKDDEVLVKLEYVGICGSDLHYYEHGRIGDYIVEPPFVLGHEPGGTIVEVGKNVKGLKAGDRVALEPGKTCGHCEFCKTGRYNLCPDVVFFATPPVDGVFQEYVAHEAGLCFKLPDNVSTMEGALIEPLAVGFHAAQQGGAHMGQVAVVTGSGCIGLVSMMALKALGVTDVYVVDIMQKRLDKALELGATGVINGKEKDAVKEIEELTNGRGCDLVIETSGSEICANQGLEMLVKDGTLVQVGYSASGTMNLNTSMICDKELTIRSVFRYRHIYPLAIKAVAEGKVDLKGIVTDIFDLDDVQNAMDSSVNNKADIVKAVIKIAD; encoded by the coding sequence ATGGAAGGTACAATGAAAGTAGCCGTGATGAACGGCATCGGAAAGATGGGCTTTGAACAGCGCCCGATCCCGGTACCGAAGGATGATGAGGTGCTTGTGAAGCTGGAGTATGTGGGAATCTGTGGTTCCGATCTCCATTATTATGAACACGGACGGATCGGTGATTACATAGTAGAGCCACCTTTTGTTCTCGGACATGAGCCGGGCGGCACAATTGTTGAAGTAGGTAAAAATGTGAAAGGCCTGAAGGCCGGCGACCGGGTAGCCCTGGAGCCGGGCAAAACCTGCGGACACTGTGAATTCTGCAAGACCGGGCGCTACAACCTCTGCCCGGACGTGGTGTTCTTCGCCACTCCGCCGGTAGACGGTGTGTTCCAGGAATACGTTGCCCATGAAGCGGGCCTTTGCTTCAAGCTTCCGGATAATGTCAGTACCATGGAGGGCGCTCTGATTGAACCTCTGGCTGTAGGTTTCCATGCAGCACAGCAGGGCGGAGCCCATATGGGACAGGTAGCCGTAGTCACCGGATCTGGCTGTATCGGTCTGGTATCCATGATGGCGCTGAAGGCGCTGGGCGTGACCGACGTATACGTAGTTGACATCATGCAGAAACGTCTGGACAAAGCCCTCGAGCTGGGAGCCACCGGCGTGATCAATGGTAAAGAAAAAGACGCGGTAAAGGAAATCGAAGAGCTGACCAACGGCCGCGGCTGTGATCTGGTGATCGAGACCTCCGGTTCTGAGATCTGTGCAAACCAGGGCCTGGAAATGCTGGTAAAGGACGGTACGCTCGTACAGGTTGGCTACAGCGCCTCCGGTACCATGAACCTGAACACCAGCATGATCTGTGACAAAGAGCTGACCATCCGCTCCGTATTCCGCTACCGCCACATCTATCCGCTGGCAATTAAAGCAGTGGCTGAAGGCAAGGTAGACCTGAAGGGCATTGTGACAGATATTTTCGATCTGGATGACGTCCAGAACGCGATGGACAGCAGCGTGAACAATAAGGCGGATATAGTAAAAGCCGTTATAAAGATTGCAGATTAA